Proteins encoded together in one Camelina sativa cultivar DH55 chromosome 9, Cs, whole genome shotgun sequence window:
- the LOC104714970 gene encoding uncharacterized protein LOC104714970, with protein sequence MVDAVKSFATSTHNGVFINSCFAHCQSERQDTWYAPDSPTVHGKTVAKSVGDCYHVKMLNTQCCLTNATPALIPSNVKQTSLFFLHICPSSQRVVYLKLAGRLLLVVSPSHLELWGSSQQRVEKSVREEGENLHAVWSPDSKLIAVLTSSFFLHIYKIKPGERQPSELCFATISLLLSEQVPFAGKDLSLSNFVRDSKTMLLGLSDGCLYSISWKGEFGGAFSIGFHSSDSNIDRLLSYTFGNGLVSGVASETLASDKDFLTKSAIVQLLVKILNSLFLFIGFEACLGLKQSLRFFLGTLSLANCELNWLGSACMLGVGKEISMGMTSG encoded by the exons ATGGTGGATGCTGTAAAATCTTTTGCGACATCAACTCATAACGGTGTGTTCATAAACTCATGCTTCGCACACTGCCAATCCGAAAGACAGGACACTTGGTATGCACCAGATTCTCCTACTGTTCATGGCAAG accgTTGCTAAATCTGTCGGTGATTGTTACCATGTCAAGATGCTGAATACTCAGTGTTGCCTAACTAACGCAACTCCAGCTTTGATCCCGAGCAATGTGAAGCAG ACATCACTATTCTTCCTTCATATATGTCCGTCTTCGCAGCGAGTCGTGTACCTGAAGCTCGCAGGTCGGCTATTGCTGGTTGTTTCTCCGTCTCATTTGGAGCTTTGGGGATCTTCTCAG CAACGAGTTGAGAAGTCTGTgcgagaagaaggagagaatttGCATGCTGTGTGGAGTCCAGACTCTAAATTGATTGCTGTTCTT acatcatctttctttcttcatatatataaaataaaacccgGAGAGAGACAACCATCGGAGTTGTGTTTTGCAACCATATCTCTTTTGCTAAGTGAGCAGGTCCCTTTTGCTGGGAAGGACTTGTCTTT GAGCAATTTTGTGAGGGACAGCAAAACTATGCTTTTGGGACTCTCTGATGGATGTTTATATAGTATTTCCTGGAAAGGAGAG TTTGGTGGAGCTTTCAGTATTGGCTTCCATTCTTCTGATAGCAACATTGATAGACTCTTGTCCTACACTTTTGGTAATGGGCTAGTTTCTGGAGTAGCTTCGGAAACACTTGCATCTGATAAGGATTTCTTAACAAAATCGGCTATTGTTCAGCTATTGGTTAAGATTCTTAAtagtttgttcttgtttataGGGTTTGAAGCTTGTCTCGGCTTGAAGCAATCGTTGAG ATTCTTTTTGGGGACATTGTCCCTTGCAAACTGTGAATTGAACTGGCTGGGTAGTGCATGCATGTTGGGAGTTGGAAAAGAGATTTCGATGGGAATGACCTCCGGGtaa
- the LOC109126591 gene encoding defensin-like protein 75 translates to MAKIRSLDVVGTIAIILLLVIAEQANAITVDADCIGPCTSNCQQLCISKGYKDWTCASFRTKASCCCKPRKQQIFEQPDLLNN, encoded by the exons ATGGCCAAGATTAGATCACTAGATGTTGTTGGTACCATCGCAATAATTTTGTTGCTGGTCATTGCAG aacaAGCAAACGCAATCACTGTTGACGCTGATTGTATTGGACCGTGCACTAGCAACTGTCAACAGCTTTGCATATCAAAAGGTTATAAAGATTGGACTTGTGCATCTTTTAGAACCAAAGCGAGTTGTTGCTGCAAACCACGAAAGCAACAAATCTTTGAACAACCTGATCTATTGAACAACTAA
- the LOC104710377 gene encoding 1-deoxy-D-xylulose-5-phosphate synthase, chloroplastic-like: protein MAADCNFGIENRKPDVSGNLSISEDLSSVTISDTEPPHASSAREDLNTDHSAMTKRIGKGMYEWAAKVDEYARGMVGPTGSTLFEELGLYYIGPVDGHNIEDLVCVLREVSSLDSMGPVLVHVITEENRDAEIGKKIMVKDRRTYCHCFVEALVMEAEKDRDIVVVHAGMEIDASLVTFQERFPDRFFNVGMAEQHAVTFAAGLSSGGLKPFYIMTRWSMM from the exons ATGGCCGCAGATTGTAATTTTGgaatagaaaacagaaaaccTGATGTCTCCGGGAATCTCTCGATATCTGAAGATCTTTCTTCAGTAACCATATCAGATACGGAACCTCCACATGCTTCCAGTGCTAGAGAAGATTTGAATACAGATCATTCT GCTATGACGAAAAGAATTGGAAAGGGCATGTATGAATGGGCAGCCAAAGTCGATGAGTATGCACGTGGAATGGTTGGACCAACAGGATCAACTCTCTTTGAAGAACTTGGTTTGTACTACATTGGTCCTGTTGATGGACACAACATTGAAGATCTAGTTTGTGTTCTCCGAGAAGTATCTTCTCTAGATTCAATGGGTCCTGTGTTGGTCCACGTGATCACTGAGGAAAACCGAGATGCAGAAATCGGAAAGAAGATCATGGTCAAAG ACAGACGCACTTACTGTCATTGCTTTGTTGAGGCTTTAGTGATGGAGGCAGAAAAGGATAGAGATATTGTTGTGGTTCATGCAGGGATGGAGATTGATGCATCACTTGTTACATTTCAGGAGAGATTTCCAGACAGGTTTTTCAATGTCGGAATGGCTGAACAGCACGCTGTCACATTCGCCGCTGGTCTTTCTTCAGGAGGTCTGAAGCCCTTTTACATTATGACCAG GTGGTCCATGATGTAG
- the LOC104710380 gene encoding TLC domain-containing protein At5g14285-like, whose translation METSLFDHSSSPVTLPSFLLLFLAVYLIGYFIIFRSWKSSSHLGASCLMSLFHGTPAVVMASHALLTTPRAAVHSFASPNTVVESTVLDFSMAYFTVDLFHYLIFLPNDFIFILHHIATLYVFATCRFAVGHGAHALLLLLVLAEVTSACQNVWTITGYRKHDVVMARRVRELLSPPFYLFYTLVRGLAGPVALYDMAAFYGSGAAEGAIPRWAWLSWLVVIGVAILVSVLWVLRNWVDWFREKNNSNKKSK comes from the coding sequence ATGGAAACGTCGTTGTTTGaccattcttcttctccggtgacACTTCCGTcgtttctcctcctcttcctcgccGTATACCTCATCGgctatttcataattttccgGTCATggaaatcatcatcacatttAGGAGCTAGCTGCTTAATGTCACTCTTCCACGGCACTCCCGCCGTTGTAATGGCCTCTCACGCGCTTTTAACAACTCCACGCGCCGCCGTTCACTCATTCGCTTCACCCAACACCGTCGTGGAATCAACCGTGCTCGACTTCAGCATGGCTTATTTCACCGTTGATCTCTTCCACTACCTAATCTTCCTCCCTAACGACTTCATATTCATCCTCCACCACATCGCGACGCTCTACGTCTTCGCCACGTGCCGGTTCGCCGTCGGTCATGGAGCTCACGCGCTTCTCCTACTCTTGGTCCTCGCGGAGGTGACGAGCGCATGTCAGAACGTTTGGACGATCACCGGGTATAGGAAACACGACGTCGTTATGGCGAGGAGAGTGAGGGAGCTTTTGTCTCCGcctttttacttgttttacaCTCTTGTTCGTGGATTGGCTGGTCCGGTGGCTTTGTACGATATGGCGGCGTTTTACGGCAGTGGTGCGGCCGAGGGAGCTATTCCACGGTGGGCTTGGTTGTCGTGGCTTGTTGTCATTGGGGTTGCGATTTTGGTTAGTGTTTTGTGGGTTTTACGTAATTGGGTTGATTGGTTTAGAGAGAAGAACAACTCTAACAAGAAATCTAAATGa
- the LOC104710379 gene encoding carbon catabolite repressor protein 4 homolog 6-like produces MRRSRFVSQVFSDVAFADTSTLSLFQSSPPCLLVLRWTRCEKFLRSSVQQRRRKKRQVSSLLKTRIFSQFMTPISDSGMVNNLSLRLVSGSNHPFNQKNYGFRPPPPSQGQWQQFRQPNHPPSNQSYTACLPPPFYQNQMSPPRSFRQRPRSKPSDYREWEHAKTPLPPGPGSGKFC; encoded by the exons ATGCGGCGTTCTCGTTTCGTTTCCCAAGTTTTCTCCGACGTTGCTTTCGCTGACACCTCCACTCTATCTCTGTTCCAATCTTCACCACCATGTCTACTCGTGCTCCG GTGGACGAGGTGCGAGAAGTTTCTCCGATCTTCCGTACAACAACGACGCAGGAAGAAGAGACAAGTTAGTTCGTTACTGAAGACTCGCATTTTCAGTCAGTTCATGACGCCAATCTCCGATTCCGGCATGGTCAACAACCTCAGCCTCCGCTTGGTCAGCGGCAGCAACCACCCGTTCAATCAGAAGAATTACGGATTTCGACCTCCGCCGCCGTCTCAAGGTCAGTGGCAACAATTCCGTCAACCTAATCATCCTCCATCCAATCAAAGCTATACGGCTTGCCTTCCCCCTCCGTTCTATCAAAACCAGATGTCTCCCCCGCGGAGCTTCCGTCAACGACCACGGTCAAAACCTTCAGATTACCGTGAATGGGAACATGCTAAAACGCCGCTGCCTCCTGGGCCTGGCTCCGGTAAGTTTTGCTGA